One window of Lytechinus variegatus isolate NC3 chromosome 2, Lvar_3.0, whole genome shotgun sequence genomic DNA carries:
- the LOC121409638 gene encoding 3-oxoacyl-[acyl-carrier-protein] reductase FabG-like: MTSPMSPELLGASLKGKVAVITGASSGIGAEIARHFASLGCQLALTGRNMETLQQVTNECLARGLGSDQVLQIQADYGKGNAVKKTVEQIIQKFNQVDILVNNAAVYATNTIENMTLDNFDLTFRVNVRVPLELTQLLTPYLIKSKGTVVNISSVIGRRSIVNELIYGMSKTALDHMTRCTAEELASHGVRVNAVNPGVIETPLFKRELGITDEQVTQYFESYSRSHPMRRTGKPDDVARFITFLASSDSSFTTGETIGIDGGHHLMVSDIEN; the protein is encoded by the exons ATGACGTCACCCATGAGTCCAGAATTACTCGGTGCTTCACTGAAAGGAAAAGTTGCCGTCATAACgg GAGCGAGCTCGGGTATAGGAGCAGAAATTGCCCGACATTTCGCTTCGCTGGGATGTCAACTGGCCCTGACAGGACGTAACATGGAAACACTTCAACAAGTCACCAATGAAT GTTTAGCCAGAGGTCTTGGCAGCGATCAG GTTTTACAAATTCAAGCCGACTATGGGAAAGGAAACGCCGTAAAGAAAACCGTTGAACAAATCATCCAGAAATTCAACCAGGTTGATATTTTG GTGAATAATGCTGCGGTTTATGCAACGAACACGATAGAAAACATGACCTTGGATAATTTTGATCTTACTTTCAGAGTGAATGTTAGAGTACCCCTTGAACTCACTCAACTTCTTACACCATATCTCATCAAATCGAAAG GAACTGTTGTGAACATATCCAGTGTCATAGGACGCCGATCA ATAGTCAACGAATTGATTTATGGGATGTCAAAAACTGCCTTAGATCACATGACAAGGTGTACAGCTGAAG AATTGGCATCTCATGGAGTTCGAGTCAACGCAGTAAA CCCTGGTGTTATTGAGACTCCGCTGTTCAAGCGAGAATTGGGCATAACAGATGAACAAGTAACACAG TACTTTGAGAGTTACAGCCGCTCTCACCCGATGCGTAGAACCGGTAAACCTGATGATGTAGCTCGATTCATCACATTTCTGGCATCTTCGGACTCGTCTTTTACCACTGGAGAAACAATCGGTATTGATGGAGGGCATCACCTCATGGTCTCAGATATCGAGAATTAG